The following coding sequences are from one Macaca nemestrina isolate mMacNem1 chromosome 1, mMacNem.hap1, whole genome shotgun sequence window:
- the LOC105497927 gene encoding LOW QUALITY PROTEIN: protein S100-A12 (The sequence of the model RefSeq protein was modified relative to this genomic sequence to represent the inferred CDS: inserted 2 bases in 1 codon) produces the protein MTKLEEYLEGIVNIFHNXSVWMGHFDTLSKGELKQLLPKELANTIKNTRDKAVINKIFQGLEANQDEQVNFQEFISLSAIALKAAHDHTHKE, from the exons ATGACAAAACTTGAAGAGTACCTGGAGGGAATTGTCAATATCTTCCACAA CTCAGTTTGGATGGGACATTTTGACACCCTCTCtaagggtgagctgaagcagctgCTGCCAAAGGAGCTTGCAAACACCATCAAG AATACCAGGGACAAAGCTGTCATTAACAAAATATTCCAAGGCCTGGAGGCTAATCAAGATGAACAGGTCAACTTTCAGGAATTCATATCCCTGTCAGCCATTGCACTGAAGGCTGCCCATGACCATACCCACAAAGAGTAG
- the LOC105497926 gene encoding protein S100-A9, translating into MSCKMSQLERNIETIINTFHQYSVKLGHPDTLNRREFKQLVEKDLQNFLKKEKKNDKIIDHIMEDLDTNADKQLSFEEFIMLMARLTWASHEKMHEDDEGPGHHHKPGLGEDAR; encoded by the exons ATGTCCTGCAAAATGTCGCAGCTGGAACGCAACATAGAGACCATCATCAACACCTTCCACCAGTACTCTGTGAAGCTGGGGCACCCAGACACCCTGAACCGGAGGGAATTCAAACAGCTGGTGGAAAAAGATCTGCAAAACTTTCTCAAG aaggagaaaaagaatgatAAGATCATAGACCACATCATGGAGGACCTGGACACAAATGCAGACAAGCAGCTGAGCTTCGAGGAGTTCATCATGCTGATGGCGAGGCTAACCTGGGCCTCCCACGAGAAGATGCACGAGGATGACGAGGGCCCTGGCCACCACCATAAGCCAGGTCTCGGGGAGGACGCTCGCTAA